One region of Bradyrhizobium betae genomic DNA includes:
- a CDS encoding DUF2798 domain-containing protein translates to MLGIPRRYSHFVFGIIQSGLTSLIAAGIASLPADSAPVFLGHWMVSWLIAWAAMLPIVLLAAPAIRAFSLRLTQEEREPRAGRQA, encoded by the coding sequence ATGCTCGGCATTCCCCGCCGCTACAGTCATTTCGTCTTCGGCATCATCCAGTCCGGCCTGACCTCGCTGATCGCGGCGGGCATCGCCAGCCTGCCTGCGGACAGCGCGCCGGTCTTCCTCGGGCACTGGATGGTGTCGTGGCTGATCGCATGGGCCGCGATGCTGCCCATCGTGCTGCTGGCGGCGCCCGCGATCCGCGCCTTCTCGCTGCGGCTGACGCAGGAGGAGAGGGAGCCGCGCGCCGGCCGGCAGGCATGA
- the recA gene encoding recombinase RecA — MSTTALRIVEGSSMDKSKALAAALSQIERQFGKGSVMKLGKNDRSMDVEAISSGSLGLDIALGIGGLPKGRVVEIYGPESSGKTTLALHTVAEAQKKGGICAFIDAEHALDPVYARKLGVNIDELLISQPDTGEQALEICDTLVRSGAVDVLVVDSVAALVPKAELEGEMGDALPGLQARLMSQALRKLTASINKSNTMVIFINQIRMKIGVMYGSPETTTGGNALKFYASIRLDIRRIGAIKERDEVVGNTTRVKVVKNKLAPPFKQVEFDIMYGEGVSKMGEILDLGVKAGIVEKSGAWFSYDSQRLGQGRENSKAFLKANPDITAKIETAIRQNSGLIAEQILAGTPERDADGEEPGDE, encoded by the coding sequence ATGTCCACCACTGCCCTGCGTATCGTCGAAGGATCCTCCATGGACAAGAGTAAAGCTCTGGCCGCCGCGCTCTCCCAGATCGAGCGCCAGTTCGGCAAGGGCTCGGTGATGAAGCTCGGAAAGAACGATCGCTCGATGGATGTCGAGGCGATCTCATCGGGTTCGCTGGGGCTCGATATCGCGCTCGGGATCGGCGGCCTGCCGAAGGGGCGCGTCGTTGAAATCTACGGGCCGGAATCCTCGGGCAAGACCACGCTGGCGCTGCACACGGTGGCGGAAGCGCAGAAGAAGGGCGGCATCTGTGCCTTCATCGACGCCGAGCACGCGCTCGACCCGGTCTATGCACGCAAGCTGGGCGTCAACATCGACGAACTCCTGATCTCGCAGCCGGACACGGGCGAGCAGGCGCTGGAAATCTGCGACACGCTGGTGCGCTCGGGTGCGGTGGACGTTCTGGTGGTCGATTCGGTCGCGGCGCTGGTGCCGAAGGCCGAGCTCGAGGGCGAGATGGGCGATGCGCTGCCGGGACTTCAAGCGCGGTTGATGAGCCAGGCGCTGCGCAAGCTGACCGCCTCGATCAACAAGTCCAACACCATGGTGATCTTCATCAACCAGATCCGCATGAAGATCGGTGTGATGTACGGCTCGCCGGAAACCACGACCGGCGGCAACGCGCTGAAATTCTACGCTTCGATCCGCCTCGATATCCGCCGCATCGGCGCGATCAAGGAGCGCGACGAGGTCGTCGGCAACACCACCCGCGTCAAGGTGGTGAAGAACAAGCTGGCGCCGCCCTTCAAGCAGGTCGAATTCGACATCATGTACGGCGAGGGCGTCTCCAAGATGGGCGAGATCCTCGATCTCGGCGTCAAGGCCGGCATCGTCGAGAAATCCGGCGCCTGGTTCTCCTATGACAGCCAGCGCCTCGGCCAGGGCCGCGAGAACTCGAAAGCGTTCCTGAAGGCCAATCCCGACATCACCGCCAAGATCGAGACCGCGATCCGCCAGAACTCCGGCCTGATCGCCGAGCAGATCCTGGCCGGCACGCCCGAGCGCGACGCCGACGGCGAGGAGCCGGGAGACGAGTAA
- the gcvP gene encoding aminomethyl-transferring glycine dehydrogenase, producing MTAHRKSNGDTATFVRRHIGPSARDVTAMLETVGAKSVDALMAETLPASIRQAAPLDLGKPLSETEAIAHMGELARQNQVFTSLIGQGYSGTILPAVIQRNILENPAWYTAYTPYQPEISQGRLEALLNFQTMICDLTGLDIANASLLDEATAAAEAMALAERHSQVKAKAFFVDKDVHPQTLAVMRTRAEPLGWTLVVGDPLADLDKADVLGALLQYPGSSGAVRDLRPAIAALKAKGALAIVAADLLALTLLASPGELGADIAIGSAQRFGVPMGYGGPHAAYMAVRDALKRSLPGRIVGLSVDSRGAPAYRLALQTREQHIRREKATSNICTAQVLLAVIASMYAVYHGPEGLTQIARNVHRRAAVLAAGLRKLGFTPDSESFFDTLSVDAGAKRAGIIARAAAEKINLGVGETNLRIALDETTTPATVEAAWRAFGGTLSYAEIDATTREALPEALKRTTGFLAHPVFHAHRSETEMLRYMRKLSDRDLALDRAMIPLGSCTMKLNATTEMMPLTWPEFATLHPFVPREQAAGYHALFARLEKWLCDITGYDAISLQPNSGAQGEYAGLLAIRGYHAARGESHRKICLIPSSAHGTNPASAAMAGMDVVVVACEKNGDVDVNDLRAKAEKHSANLAAVMITYPSTHGVFEEHIREICDIVHGHGGQVYLDGANLNAQVGLSRPGDYGADVSHLNLHKTFCIPHGGGGPGMGPIGVKAHLAPFLPGHPATNGDAPVGPVSAAPFGSASILTISYIYILMMGGDGLKRATEIAILNANYIAARLDPHFPVLYKNEKGRVAHECIVDPRPLKTTSGVTVDDIAKRLIDYGFHAPTMSFPVPGTLMIEPTESESRAELDRFCDAMIAIRKEIAEVEAGRFKIEASPLRHAPHTVHDIADDDWKRPYTRAEGCFPAGTSRTDKYWCPVGRVDNVYGDRNLVCSCPPVSDYAEAAE from the coding sequence ATGACCGCGCACCGCAAATCCAACGGCGACACCGCCACTTTCGTTCGACGCCACATCGGCCCCTCCGCGCGCGATGTCACCGCGATGCTGGAAACCGTCGGCGCCAAGAGCGTCGATGCGCTGATGGCCGAGACGCTGCCGGCCTCGATCCGGCAGGCCGCGCCGCTCGATCTCGGCAAGCCGCTCAGCGAGACCGAGGCGATCGCGCACATGGGCGAACTCGCGCGTCAGAACCAGGTCTTCACCTCGCTGATCGGTCAAGGCTATTCCGGCACCATCCTGCCCGCGGTGATCCAGCGCAACATCCTGGAGAACCCGGCCTGGTACACGGCCTACACGCCCTACCAGCCCGAGATCAGCCAGGGCCGTCTGGAAGCGCTGCTCAACTTCCAGACCATGATCTGCGACCTCACCGGGCTCGACATCGCCAACGCCTCGCTGCTGGACGAAGCCACCGCCGCCGCCGAAGCGATGGCGCTCGCCGAGCGGCACTCGCAGGTGAAAGCAAAAGCCTTCTTCGTCGACAAGGACGTGCATCCGCAGACGCTGGCCGTGATGCGCACCCGCGCCGAGCCGCTGGGCTGGACCTTGGTCGTCGGCGATCCTCTCGCCGATCTCGACAAGGCCGACGTGCTCGGAGCGCTGCTGCAATATCCAGGAAGCTCGGGCGCCGTGCGCGACCTCCGGCCCGCCATCGCGGCGCTGAAGGCCAAGGGCGCACTCGCGATCGTCGCGGCCGATCTGCTGGCGCTGACGCTGCTCGCCTCGCCCGGCGAGCTCGGGGCCGACATCGCCATCGGCTCGGCGCAGCGCTTCGGCGTGCCGATGGGCTATGGCGGACCGCACGCGGCCTATATGGCGGTGCGCGACGCGCTGAAGCGCTCGCTGCCCGGCCGCATCGTCGGCCTCTCCGTGGATTCACGCGGCGCGCCCGCCTATCGCCTTGCGCTGCAGACCCGCGAGCAGCACATCCGCCGCGAGAAGGCGACCTCCAACATCTGCACCGCGCAGGTGCTGCTCGCCGTGATCGCCTCGATGTACGCGGTCTATCACGGCCCCGAGGGCCTGACGCAGATCGCGCGCAATGTGCATCGGCGCGCCGCCGTGCTCGCCGCCGGCCTGCGCAAGCTCGGCTTCACGCCCGATAGCGAAAGCTTCTTCGACACGCTCAGCGTGGACGCTGGCGCCAAGCGCGCCGGGATCATCGCGCGCGCTGCCGCCGAGAAGATCAATCTCGGCGTCGGTGAGACGAACTTGCGCATCGCGCTCGACGAGACCACCACGCCCGCGACGGTCGAGGCGGCCTGGCGCGCCTTCGGCGGCACGCTTTCCTATGCCGAGATCGACGCCACCACGCGCGAGGCCCTGCCGGAGGCGCTGAAGCGTACCACCGGTTTCCTGGCTCACCCGGTCTTCCACGCGCATCGCTCGGAGACCGAGATGCTGCGCTACATGCGCAAGCTCAGCGACCGCGACCTCGCACTCGACCGCGCGATGATTCCGCTCGGCTCCTGCACCATGAAGCTGAACGCGACCACCGAAATGATGCCGCTGACCTGGCCGGAGTTTGCGACATTGCACCCGTTCGTCCCGCGCGAGCAGGCCGCCGGCTATCACGCGCTGTTCGCGCGGCTGGAGAAATGGCTGTGCGACATCACCGGTTATGACGCGATCTCGCTGCAGCCGAACTCCGGCGCGCAGGGCGAATATGCCGGCCTGCTTGCGATCCGCGGCTATCATGCCGCGCGCGGGGAGAGCCATCGCAAGATCTGCCTGATCCCCTCCTCCGCCCATGGCACCAACCCGGCCTCGGCCGCGATGGCCGGCATGGACGTGGTGGTGGTCGCCTGCGAGAAGAACGGCGACGTCGACGTCAACGATCTCCGCGCCAAGGCGGAGAAACACTCGGCGAATCTGGCCGCGGTCATGATCACCTATCCCTCGACCCATGGCGTGTTCGAGGAGCACATCCGCGAGATCTGCGACATCGTCCACGGCCATGGCGGCCAGGTGTATCTCGACGGCGCCAACCTCAATGCGCAGGTCGGCCTGAGCAGGCCCGGCGATTACGGCGCCGATGTCAGCCATCTCAATCTGCACAAGACCTTCTGCATCCCGCATGGCGGCGGCGGCCCCGGCATGGGCCCGATCGGCGTCAAGGCGCATCTCGCACCGTTCCTGCCGGGTCATCCCGCGACGAACGGCGATGCGCCGGTCGGTCCGGTCTCGGCCGCGCCGTTCGGCTCGGCGTCGATCCTGACCATCTCCTACATCTACATCCTGATGATGGGCGGCGACGGCCTGAAGCGCGCCACCGAGATCGCGATCCTCAACGCCAACTACATCGCCGCGCGCCTCGATCCGCACTTCCCGGTGCTCTACAAGAACGAGAAGGGCCGCGTCGCGCATGAGTGCATCGTCGATCCCCGTCCGCTGAAGACGACGAGTGGCGTCACCGTTGACGACATCGCCAAGCGCCTGATCGACTACGGCTTCCATGCGCCCACGATGAGCTTCCCGGTGCCGGGCACGCTGATGATCGAGCCGACAGAGTCGGAATCCAGGGCGGAGCTGGACCGGTTCTGCGACGCCATGATCGCGATCCGCAAGGAGATCGCCGAGGTCGAGGCCGGCCGCTTCAAGATCGAAGCGTCGCCGCTGCGCCACGCCCCGCACACCGTGCACGACATCGCCGACGACGACTGGAAGCGCCCCTACACCCGCGCCGAGGGCTGCTTCCCCGCGGGCACCTCGCGCACCGACAAATACTGGTGCCCGGTGGGGCGCGTCGACAACGTCTATGGCGACCGCAACCTGGTGTGCTCGTGCCCGCCGGTGAGCGATTACGCGGAGGCCGCGGAGTAG
- the gcvH gene encoding glycine cleavage system protein GcvH, with product MTTTLYTSDHEWLAIDGDVATVGITDYAQSQLGDVVFVELPKVGRSLKKAEAAAVVESVKAASDVYAPVTGEVLEVNDALIAEPALVNSDAQSKAWFFKIRIGDKSELGGLMDEAAYKAHTA from the coding sequence ATGACCACGACGCTGTACACCTCCGACCATGAATGGCTCGCCATCGACGGCGATGTCGCCACCGTCGGGATCACCGACTACGCGCAGTCGCAGCTCGGCGACGTCGTGTTCGTCGAGCTGCCCAAGGTCGGCCGCTCGCTGAAGAAGGCGGAAGCCGCCGCCGTGGTGGAATCGGTCAAGGCCGCCTCCGACGTCTACGCGCCCGTGACCGGCGAGGTGCTCGAGGTGAATGACGCCCTCATCGCCGAGCCGGCGCTGGTCAATTCCGATGCGCAAAGCAAGGCCTGGTTCTTCAAGATCAGGATTGGCGACAAGAGCGAGCTCGGCGGCCTCATGGATGAAGCAGCGTACAAGGCACACACGGCGTGA
- the gcvT gene encoding glycine cleavage system aminomethyltransferase GcvT, with product MLARDDQDSLKKTPLHGLHVSLGGKMVPFAGYDMPVQYPAGVLKEHLHTRSSAGLFDVSHMGQIALRPKSGKVEDAARALERLVPQDIVAIAPGRQRYAQFTNENGGILDDLMVANFGDHLFLVVNAACKDADEAHLRANLADDCVIDSLSDRALIALQGPKAESVLAKLCAEAPTMKFMDAGPHKVAGLACFVSRSGYTGEDGFEISVPAADAQRLAKTLLENPDVMPIGLGARDSLRLEAGLCLYGHDIDTETTPVEAALEWSVQKSRRTGGARAGGFPGAEKILAHFDNGASRRRVGLLALGRAPVREGALLFANSEGGEAIGKVTSGGFGPSLNAPVAMGYVPTSHSALGTNLFAEVRGQRLPLTVAAMPFVKNTYKR from the coding sequence ATGCTTGCGCGCGACGACCAAGACTCCCTGAAAAAGACGCCCCTTCACGGGCTGCATGTGTCCCTCGGCGGCAAGATGGTGCCGTTTGCGGGATATGACATGCCGGTGCAATACCCCGCCGGGGTCCTTAAAGAGCATCTGCATACGCGCTCTTCCGCCGGCCTGTTCGACGTCTCCCACATGGGCCAGATCGCGCTCCGCCCGAAGTCGGGCAAGGTCGAGGACGCCGCCCGCGCGCTGGAGCGACTGGTGCCGCAGGATATCGTCGCGATTGCACCGGGACGGCAGCGCTACGCCCAGTTCACCAATGAAAACGGCGGCATCCTCGACGATCTCATGGTCGCCAATTTCGGCGATCACCTGTTCCTGGTCGTCAACGCCGCCTGCAAGGACGCGGACGAGGCGCATCTGCGCGCGAATCTCGCGGACGACTGCGTGATCGATTCGCTTTCCGACCGCGCGCTGATCGCGTTGCAGGGCCCGAAGGCGGAATCCGTGCTGGCGAAATTATGTGCAGAGGCGCCCACCATGAAGTTCATGGATGCCGGCCCGCACAAGGTTGCCGGCCTCGCCTGCTTCGTCTCGCGCTCGGGCTACACCGGCGAGGACGGGTTCGAGATTTCGGTCCCCGCCGCCGATGCCCAGCGTCTTGCGAAGACCCTGCTGGAAAACCCCGACGTGATGCCGATCGGCCTCGGGGCCCGCGACAGCCTGCGGCTGGAAGCCGGGCTTTGTCTCTACGGCCACGACATCGATACCGAGACCACGCCGGTCGAGGCCGCGCTGGAATGGTCGGTGCAGAAGAGCCGCCGCACCGGTGGCGCCCGCGCCGGCGGCTTTCCCGGCGCCGAAAAGATTCTCGCGCATTTCGACAATGGCGCCTCCCGCCGCCGCGTCGGCCTGCTCGCGCTGGGTCGCGCGCCGGTGCGCGAAGGCGCGCTGCTGTTCGCAAATAGCGAGGGCGGCGAGGCCATCGGAAAGGTCACCTCGGGCGGTTTCGGTCCGAGCCTGAATGCGCCGGTCGCGATGGGCTATGTGCCCACGAGCCACAGCGCGCTCGGCACAAATCTTTTCGCCGAGGTGCGCGGCCAGCGATTGCCGCTTACCGTCGCCGCCATGCCCTTCGTCAAGAACACCTACAAACGCTGA
- the alaS gene encoding alanine--tRNA ligase, which yields MSGVNEIRSTFLNFFAENGHEIVSSSPLVPRNDPTLMFTNAGMVQFKNVFTGVEKRPYQRATTSQKCVRAGGKHNDLDNVGYTARHLTFFEMLGNFSFGDYFKERAIELAWTLITRDFGLKKDKLLVTVYHTDDEAAGLWKKIAGFSDDRIIRIPTSDNFWAMGDTGPCGPCSEIFIDRGDHIWGGPPGSPEEDGDRFLEFWNLVFMQYEQVTKEERVPLPRPSIDTGMGLERMACIMQGVDSVFETDLFRHLIDATASALGSGPNEQTVASFRVIADHLRSSAFLVSDGVLPSNEGRGYVLRRIMRRAMRHAQLLGAKEPLMHRLVWALVREMGQAYPELMRAENLIEETLRLEETRFRKTLVRGLAILDEKSASLKKGDMFDGDVAFTLYDTYGFPLDLTQDALKSRGIGVDQASFTDAMERQKAKARESWKGSGEAASEAIWFPLREKLGATEFLGYETESAEGVVSALVKDGQEVAHLKAGETGALLLNQTPFYAESGGQVGDTGVLTGEGGIRFRVTDTQKKLGDLFVHVGTVESGELKLGTALQLEVDHGRRSSIRAHHSATHLIHEALRQVLGDHIAQRGSMVAPDRLRFDFVHPKPITAEELARVEDIANDVVLENDEVTTRVMGVDEAREAGARALFGEKYGDEVRVVSMGRTARERGANALGWSVELCGGTHVRRTGDIGLITLTGESAVASGVRRIEALTGNYARKHANDTMALAKTAAGELRTSIEDVPARIAALMDERKKLERELSDARKKLAMGGGAGGGDGGQSNVVEIGDVKFYRLHVTGLPSDELKSLVDQAKAEIKSGVVAVANTTADGKASLVVGVTKDLSARFDAASLVKIGVPVVGGKGGGGRAEMAQGGGPDGAKALDALSEIQKAIAAGA from the coding sequence ATGAGCGGCGTCAACGAGATCAGGTCGACCTTTCTGAACTTCTTTGCCGAGAACGGCCACGAGATCGTGTCGTCCTCGCCATTGGTGCCGCGCAACGATCCGACATTGATGTTCACCAATGCCGGCATGGTGCAGTTCAAGAACGTCTTCACCGGCGTCGAGAAGCGGCCCTATCAGCGCGCCACCACGTCGCAGAAATGCGTGCGCGCCGGCGGCAAGCACAACGACCTCGACAATGTCGGCTACACCGCGCGCCATCTCACCTTCTTCGAGATGCTCGGCAACTTCTCGTTCGGCGATTATTTCAAGGAGCGCGCGATCGAGCTGGCCTGGACGCTGATCACCCGCGACTTCGGGCTGAAGAAGGACAAGCTGCTCGTCACCGTCTACCACACCGACGACGAGGCGGCTGGCCTGTGGAAGAAGATCGCGGGCTTCTCCGACGACCGCATCATCCGCATCCCGACCTCGGACAATTTCTGGGCGATGGGCGACACCGGCCCGTGCGGGCCATGCTCCGAGATCTTCATCGATCGCGGCGATCACATCTGGGGCGGACCGCCGGGCTCGCCGGAAGAGGACGGCGACCGCTTCCTTGAATTCTGGAATCTCGTGTTCATGCAATACGAGCAGGTGACGAAAGAGGAGCGCGTACCGCTGCCGCGTCCCTCGATCGACACCGGCATGGGCCTCGAGCGCATGGCCTGCATCATGCAAGGCGTCGACAGCGTGTTCGAGACCGATCTGTTCCGCCATTTGATCGACGCGACCGCTTCCGCGCTCGGCAGCGGGCCGAACGAGCAGACCGTGGCTTCGTTCCGCGTCATCGCCGACCACTTGCGCTCCTCCGCCTTCCTGGTCTCCGACGGCGTGCTGCCCTCGAACGAGGGCCGCGGTTATGTGCTGCGCCGGATCATGCGCCGCGCGATGCGCCATGCGCAGCTGTTAGGGGCCAAGGAGCCGCTGATGCATCGGCTGGTCTGGGCGCTGGTGCGCGAGATGGGCCAGGCCTATCCCGAATTGATGCGCGCGGAGAATCTGATCGAGGAAACGCTGCGGCTGGAAGAGACCCGCTTCCGCAAGACGCTGGTGCGCGGCCTTGCCATCCTCGACGAGAAGAGCGCGTCCTTGAAGAAGGGCGACATGTTCGACGGCGACGTCGCCTTCACGCTGTACGACACCTACGGCTTCCCGCTGGATCTGACGCAGGACGCGCTGAAATCGCGCGGCATCGGCGTCGACCAGGCCTCGTTCACCGACGCGATGGAGCGCCAGAAGGCCAAGGCGCGCGAGTCCTGGAAGGGCTCGGGCGAGGCTGCTTCCGAGGCGATCTGGTTCCCGCTGCGCGAGAAGCTCGGCGCCACTGAATTTCTGGGCTACGAGACCGAGAGCGCCGAAGGCGTGGTCTCCGCGCTGGTGAAGGACGGCCAGGAAGTCGCCCACCTCAAGGCCGGCGAGACCGGCGCGCTGCTGCTGAACCAGACGCCGTTCTACGCGGAGTCCGGCGGCCAGGTCGGCGACACCGGCGTGCTGACGGGCGAGGGCGGCATCAGGTTCCGCGTCACCGACACGCAGAAGAAGCTCGGCGATCTCTTTGTCCATGTCGGCACGGTGGAGAGCGGCGAGCTGAAGCTCGGCACCGCGCTGCAGCTCGAGGTCGATCACGGCAGGCGCTCGTCGATCCGCGCGCATCACTCGGCGACGCATCTCATCCACGAGGCGCTGCGCCAGGTGCTCGGCGACCACATCGCACAGCGCGGTTCGATGGTTGCGCCCGACCGCCTGCGCTTCGACTTCGTGCATCCGAAGCCCATCACGGCGGAAGAGCTCGCCCGCGTCGAGGACATCGCCAACGACGTGGTGCTGGAGAATGACGAAGTGACGACCCGGGTCATGGGCGTCGATGAAGCGCGTGAGGCCGGGGCGCGTGCGCTGTTCGGCGAGAAATACGGCGACGAGGTCCGGGTCGTCTCGATGGGCCGGACCGCGCGCGAGCGCGGCGCCAACGCGCTCGGCTGGTCGGTCGAACTCTGCGGCGGCACCCATGTGCGGCGCACCGGCGACATCGGCCTGATCACGCTGACCGGCGAGAGCGCGGTGGCCTCCGGCGTGCGCCGCATCGAGGCGCTGACGGGCAACTACGCGCGAAAACACGCCAACGACACCATGGCGCTGGCGAAGACGGCGGCAGGCGAGCTGCGCACCTCGATCGAGGACGTCCCGGCGCGCATCGCAGCCCTGATGGACGAGCGCAAGAAGCTCGAGCGCGAACTCTCCGACGCCCGCAAGAAGCTCGCGATGGGCGGCGGCGCGGGAGGCGGCGACGGCGGACAGTCCAACGTCGTGGAGATCGGCGACGTCAAGTTCTACAGGCTTCACGTCACGGGATTGCCGAGCGATGAACTCAAGTCGCTGGTCGACCAGGCCAAGGCCGAGATCAAGTCGGGTGTCGTCGCGGTTGCGAATACGACGGCTGACGGCAAGGCCAGCCTCGTTGTCGGCGTGACCAAGGATCTGTCGGCCCGTTTCGACGCCGCAAGCCTCGTCAAGATCGGCGTGCCGGTCGTCGGCGGAAAGGGCGGCGGCGGCCGGGCCGAGATGGCGCAAGGAGGCGGACCCGACGGAGCAAAGGCTCTCGACGCCCTGTCGGAGATCCAAAAAGCCATCGCAGCGGGCGCTTAA
- a CDS encoding cyclic nucleotide-gated ion channel has product MRLVPRGIGLRDPNLRDRLYELLEHDPLAYSAGSRFIQLIIGVIVLNVTAMILASVPELDSQFGALFSAITILSVIVFALEYAARLWTVAGHTQRKASALADRLGYAFSTLGIIDLLAFLPAAIVLATGRHATLAALGVLPFFKLIRYSPAMRSLLAAVHAERRALIGCIVILIGAVLTFASLLYAIERDVQPDKLGTIPQAMWWAIVTLGTVGYGDVVPVTALGKFVSVFTIVSGFAMIALPVAIISTAFAEEVKRRDFVVTWGMLARVPLFSHLSAAEIADIMRLLRARTVEQDEILVRRGDAASSMYFITAGEVEIALPSQQVRLADGTFFGEIALLHKTKRSGTVTATRKTRLLVLDAHDFHALIERMPTLAEHVHTTAKARLADTGDLAPAELAQAEQEDGRRGK; this is encoded by the coding sequence ATGCGCCTCGTTCCGCGAGGAATTGGGCTTCGCGACCCCAACTTGAGGGATCGCCTCTACGAATTGCTGGAGCACGATCCGCTGGCCTATTCGGCGGGATCGCGCTTCATCCAGCTCATCATCGGCGTCATCGTGCTCAACGTGACTGCGATGATCCTCGCCTCGGTGCCGGAGCTGGACTCGCAGTTCGGCGCACTGTTCTCGGCGATCACGATCCTGTCCGTGATCGTGTTCGCGCTGGAATATGCCGCGCGGCTGTGGACGGTGGCGGGTCACACGCAGCGCAAGGCGTCCGCACTCGCCGACCGGCTCGGCTATGCCTTCTCGACGCTCGGCATCATCGATCTGCTGGCGTTCCTGCCCGCCGCGATCGTGCTGGCGACGGGCCGGCATGCGACGCTGGCGGCGCTCGGCGTGCTGCCCTTCTTCAAGCTGATACGATACTCGCCGGCGATGCGCTCGCTCCTGGCCGCCGTGCACGCCGAGCGGCGCGCGCTGATCGGCTGCATCGTCATCCTGATCGGCGCTGTGCTGACCTTCGCCTCGCTGCTCTACGCCATCGAGCGCGACGTGCAGCCGGACAAGCTCGGCACCATCCCGCAGGCGATGTGGTGGGCGATCGTGACGCTCGGCACCGTCGGCTATGGCGACGTCGTGCCGGTGACGGCGCTCGGAAAATTCGTCTCCGTCTTCACCATCGTCAGCGGCTTCGCCATGATCGCGCTGCCGGTCGCGATCATCTCGACCGCCTTCGCCGAAGAGGTGAAGCGGCGCGACTTCGTCGTGACCTGGGGCATGCTGGCGCGGGTGCCGCTGTTCTCGCATCTGTCGGCCGCGGAGATCGCCGACATCATGCGTCTGCTCCGCGCCCGCACCGTCGAGCAGGACGAGATCCTGGTGCGGCGGGGCGACGCCGCCTCGTCGATGTACTTCATCACCGCTGGCGAGGTCGAGATCGCGCTGCCGAGCCAGCAGGTGCGGCTCGCCGACGGCACCTTCTTCGGCGAGATCGCGCTGCTGCACAAGACCAAGCGCAGCGGCACCGTGACGGCGACGCGCAAGACGCGGCTCTTGGTGCTCGATGCTCACGATTTTCACGCCCTGATCGAACGCATGCCGACGCTTGCCGAGCACGTCCACACCACCGCCAAGGCGCGGCTCGCCGACACCGGCGACCTTGCGCCGGCTGAACTGGCACAGGCCGAACAGGAAGACGGGCGCCGCGGCAAATAG
- a CDS encoding DUF3303 domain-containing protein: MLFMVIERFRDRDPVPVYRRVRDEGVKFPDGLKYHGSWIEPNFDRCFQLMECDDARLLQEWVLNCQGNGMTFEIVPVVPSKETREVVAPFLDKD; this comes from the coding sequence ATGCTCTTCATGGTGATCGAACGCTTCAGGGATCGCGATCCCGTTCCGGTCTACCGACGCGTCCGCGACGAGGGCGTCAAGTTTCCGGACGGCCTCAAATATCACGGCAGCTGGATCGAGCCGAATTTCGACCGCTGCTTCCAGCTGATGGAATGCGACGACGCCCGCCTGCTGCAGGAATGGGTGCTGAACTGCCAGGGCAATGGCATGACCTTCGAGATCGTGCCTGTGGTGCCGAGCAAGGAGACGCGCGAGGTGGTCGCGCCGTTCCTCGACAAGGACTGA
- a CDS encoding DUF3455 domain-containing protein: MFIKLAAPTLLLAALIGPAAAADPLPDAIAAAGETIVLSVHAEGAQVYECKAGTDGKLAWAFREPIATLLSEGKTIGRHYAGPNWEHADGSAVAGKATGNAPGATAADIPWLKLDVTAHRGSGVLTPVTTVQRINTHGGKLDGVCDKAGEFRSAPYSAEYVFLKKG; this comes from the coding sequence ATGTTCATCAAGCTTGCTGCCCCCACCCTGCTGCTCGCGGCTCTGATCGGACCGGCCGCGGCCGCCGACCCACTCCCCGACGCCATCGCAGCGGCCGGCGAGACCATCGTGCTCAGCGTCCATGCCGAAGGCGCGCAGGTCTATGAATGCAAGGCCGGCACCGACGGCAAGCTCGCCTGGGCCTTCCGTGAACCGATCGCGACGCTGCTGTCCGAGGGCAAGACCATCGGCCGGCACTATGCCGGACCGAACTGGGAGCATGCCGACGGCAGCGCGGTCGCCGGCAAGGCGACCGGCAACGCACCGGGTGCGACGGCCGCCGATATCCCCTGGCTGAAGCTGGACGTCACCGCCCATCGCGGCAGCGGCGTCCTCACCCCCGTCACCACGGTCCAGCGCATCAACACCCATGGCGGCAAGCTCGACGGCGTCTGTGACAAGGCCGGTGAGTTCAGGAGCGCGCCCTATTCGGCCGAGTACGTCTTCCTGAAGAAGGGCTGA